The DNA segment TCTTTAACAGAGCCATCATTCCCAACGAATTCTATTTTAAATTGAGAATCATTTTCTACGGTAACCGATTTTTCAGTACCATAAAAATCACCGGAATGCATATTTGCCACCGTCGTTTTAGAATCTGCAGACCAATCTCCCATTTTATGTGGGTTTGCTTTTGCGTAATTCTTTACCGCTCTGGGCGCTCTCCGGTCAGAGTTTCCTTCTCTTAATACTGGATTTACCGCACTACCAAGAACTTTTGCATATTTATTTTTAATGGCCTCTTCATCAGCGTTTTTAGGCTCAGAAGGGTAGTTGGGTATTGCGAAACCGTCTTTCTGCAGTTCAGCAATCGCCTCATCTAACTGAGGAACTGAAGCGGAGATATTTGGAAGTTTAATAATGTTTGCTTCTGGTGTAGTTGCTAGAGTACCCAATTCTGACAAAGCATCTTCTACTTTCTGATCGTCATTTAAAAATTCAGAGAAATTCGCTAAGATCCTACCTGCAAGAGAAATATCTTTTGGAACAATTTCTATATCTGCTTTCTTTGTAAATGCTTTTACAATTGGTAAAAAAGAATGTGTAGCCAACATTGGAGCTTCATCTGTTAATGTATAAATGATTTTTGATCTGTCTGCCATTATAATAATTTTAAGGTGAATTTTAACAAATACAAAAGTAGTGATTTTTGCTCAGAACTTCGATTTTTTACCTCCAGTATTTCTTTAAAAAGAAGCGCAACTGGACTTTTATGCCCTATTGAAATTTTCTATAATTCTTAATTTAATATAATGCATTATTTACTTATTATTAGTTCTAAATTTACCAGATATGAATTCGCAATTAGCGAAGCATGTTAAACTTAAATAGAATTTATTATGATTAAACGATATAGATTTTCACTACTTACTTTATTATTTATATCGGTACAATTTTCAGCACAAATGCTTGAGAAATCAACTTCGTTGAACCAGCAAGGTGCCATGGAGTTAGCGAAGGAGGCAAATAATCAAGCTCAAAAATTAGACAGAAAAGTTTCAATTGCGGTTTTGAATAATGCAGGTGTAGTTTTACTATTGTTGAAAGGCGATCAAGTAGGACCGCATAATACCGAAGCATCTCGGAAAAAAGCTTACACCTCGTTTTCCACACAAACAGCGACTTGGGATCTTATGTTTAAAGCGGCAAATAGCAAGGATGCTAAAAATTTAAATACCATGCAGGATCTGTTATTGTTAGGTGGAGGAATGCCTGTCTTCAAAGATGGCGACCTTGTGGGGAGTTTAGGAATTTCCGGTGGTGGAAGTGGAGAGAATGATCATAATATTTCAAAAAGAGCAGTTGAAACTTTAGGATTCAAGGTATCAAAATAAAAAAAATCTTCGGAGATGGATTTAGATAGAAAAAAACATTGGGAAACGGTTTACGAAACTAAAAGCGCAAACGAAGTTAGCTGGACCCAACAAGTACCAAAAACGTCACTTTCATTGATAGAGTCATTTGGACACGATAAAAAAATAAAGATTATTGATATTGGTGGTGGAGATAGTAATTTGGTCGATCATTTGTTAAAAGATGGTTTTGAAAATATTACCGTTCTTGATATTTCTGAGAAAGCTATTGAAAAAGCAAAAAAGCGGCTTGGTGAAAAAGCAAAAAAGATAACCTGGATCGTCAGTGATATTACAGAATTTAGTCCTTTAGAAGTCTACGATATCTGGCATGACCGCGCTGCCTTCCATTTTTTAACAACCGATGATGAAATAGATCAATACAAATTGATTGTGTAGAAAGCAGTCACTGGTTTCTTAATCATTGGAACATTTTCGGAAAATGGACCCTTAAAATGCAGTGGTTTAGAAGTCACCCGATACAGCGACGAAAAACTAAGTTCTGCTTTTCAAAAAAACTTTAAATTAATTAATTTTGTTCTGGAAGATCACATAACCCCATTTGGGACAACGCAGAATTTCTTATTTTGCAGTTTCAATAAAAATTCTAATTAATTTTAAAAATCTCCAATATGTTCGGATTATTTAGTAAAAAGAAGAAAGTATTATTAGTTCACGACAAAATATGGATCACAGAAAAAGCAAAATTTAATGCTTGTTTATCATTAAAGAAGTCAAATCCTAAAGTAATGTTTGTGGCGTGGTTTGCAGAAACCAAAAGTAATCTTGAACTTTATCTTAAGGAAAATCAAGTTGAAGTCGAAGTTTATTTAGCCGATCACTTAGGTCTGATGCAACAAGACAAGGATTTGATTTTTGTAGAGCACCATCCTTTACAGACAGAAGAACATAGAATTGCGGATAAGCTCGACAAAAAAGAAATTACTGTTTTCTCTTCAATTTCTGAGCCTATTTTTCAATTATTTGGGGGTGACCATTTGGCAGAATTAATGAACAGGTTGGGGATGAAGGAAGATGAGATGATCGAACACAATATGATTAGCAAATCTATAATGAGGGCTCAGGAAAAGATCGCTCAAAAAACTACACAGAATGTATCGGCCAAATCGCAAAAAGAGTGGTTATTATATGCAGGGCACAATCACTAATATAAAAGAAAGAAAATTATAATGTATATCCGTTTTCAATCATGCAGCAAATTTTAAACCCAAAGTCTGCAAATATTTAATTACAAAAATGCTGTTTTATCCACTTTTTTAAATTTCGAAAAAGTATTTCACTGAGCAAAGTTCGAATAAAAAATACAATAATGCCGATTTGCGGTTATCCGTAAATTATAAAAAGAGAGAGATTTCAATTGAAATCTCTCTCTTTTATTTTAATCGAACAAGTCTCTTACTTTGTCGAAAAAGGTCTTTTCTTTTCCAGAGGGTTCAGCCATCATATCGCCGTTGCTCATCTGCTTTTCAAAAAATTCTTTCTGCTCTTTAGAAAGATTTTGAGGAGTCCAGACATTAATATGAACAAACATATCACCTGTTCCATAACTATCGATACTAGGTAAACCTTTTTTCGAAAGTCTTAGTATTTTGCCTGATTGTGTTCCAGGATCTACTTTTATTTTAACTTTTCCACCAACCGTAGGGATTTCTTTATGAGCTCCCAAAGCTGCTTCTGCAAAAGAAATATACAATTCCTGATGAAGGTTATCACCTTCTCTTTTTATGGTAGCATCTACTTCTTCTTCAACGACCACAAGCAAATCACCAGGCGTACCTCCAAATGGCGCGTCATTCCCTTTTCCTTGTACATTGAGTTGGATTCCTTCTCTTGCTCCTGCCGGAATATTGATCGTTACTTCTTCATCTTCTTTAATCAGACCTTGCGAATTCGCTCCAGCTGGAATTTTATCTGCTACTTTCCCTATTCCCTGACAAGTTCCACAATGCGTTTGAGTTTGCATTTGTCCGAACATGGTATTCATAACCTTCACCTGAACTCCTGAGCCATTACAGGTAGGGCATGTTTTTGCTGTCGCACCAGGTGCCAATTTCATTTTCTTGACTTTAATGGTTCTTTGTGTTCCTTTCACCATTTCTTCAAGATTCAGTTTAATTCGTACACGCAAATTACTACCTCTTAGCTGTTGTCTTTGTTGACCGCCACCGCCGCCAAAATGTCCACCAAAGATATCTCCAAATTGAGAGAAAATGTCATCCATGTTCATTCCGCCGCCTCCAAAGCCACCGCCACCGCCGAATCCGCCACCACCGTTCATTCCGGCGTGACCATACTGGTCGTAACGTGCTTTCTTATTGCCGTCGCTCAAGACTTCGTAAGCTTCTGCGGCTTCTTTAAATTTCTCTTCTGCAGCTTTATCACCTGGGTTTTTATCGGGGTGAAATTTAATAGCCATCTTACGATAGGCTTTTTTTATTTCTTCCGGAGAAGCACTTTTGCTGATTTCTAATATTTCGTAATAATCTCTCTTTGACATAATAATTAGGAGTGAGTTTCTTCAGATAAGAACTGAAAATATATTTTACTTTTTATTTGGGCAACATAATCCGTCTTCCGCTCCCAATCTTTTTTTTTTGCCTTCGCTTTGTTCCCAACAAAAAAAAGGATTTCCGCTCAAGCCGGGTTGCACAATTCGACTTTTTAAATTAGTTTCCAGTAACTACTTTTGCGAAACGGATCACCTTATCAGAAAGTTGATAACCGGTTTCTATCACGTCTACAATTTTTCCTTTCAGATCTTCTGAAGGTGCAGGAATTTGGGTAATTGCTTCATGGAAATCCACATTGAAATCATCACCAGCATTTACACTTATTGGTTTCAAGCCTTTATCATTTAATTTATTTTTAAATTTATTATAAATAAGCTCCACACCTTTCAAATCTTCTTCATTGCCATTTTTAGCAATTTCCTTGATTGCACGCTCAAAATCGTCCAGAACATCTAACATAGAGATCATCATGTCCTGATTAGCATATTGAAAGAACTCCATTTTTTCTTTGGTAGTTCTCTTTTTGTAATTTTCAAATTCTGCGAATAATCGGATATATCGATCTTTTTCTTCTGCCAAAAGGTCTTCCGAAGATGGCTGTGTTGTCACATCTGAAGCCGTATCTTCTATTGGATCGTTATTGACCTCTTCTTGTGGATTTAACTTTTCTTCGTGAATATCTTTATTCTCTGACATAATATTAATTTTAGTACTCAGCAATTCACAAAGATTTTGCCAAAATGTACTTTAGGACATTTCGGCAGACATTAGCGTTAATGGTCTTGTTTTAAAAGAAAGTTTGATAGAGTAATACCAGATTGAGAACGAGAATAATTGCTGAAATAATCCAAACTAAAGTTTTTAGCCATGTTTTATTTACAAATTCACCCATTTTCAATTTTGAGTTAGTAAACATCACCAGAGGAATTACTGCAAAACTTAATTGCATCGAAAGGATAACCTGCGATAAAAGAAGTAGATCTGTTGTTCCTTTTTCACCGTATAGTATTGTTACAATTAGTGCAGGAATTACCGCGATAGATCTCGTTAATAATCTTCTGAGCCAAGGTTTCAATCGTATATTGAGAAAACCTTCCATCACAATTTGCCCCGCTAAAGTTCCTGTTAATGTAGAATTCTGACCGGAGGCTAATAATGCTATGGCAAAAAATATACTTGCTAGAGTAGTGCCTAGGATCGGTGTCAGCATTTTGTGTGCATCGTGAATGTCGGCTATATCATGATTTCCGGTAGTGTGAAATGTTGCCGCTGCAACAATTAAAATAGCAGCGTTGATGAAAAAAGCTACAAATAAAGATGCTGTACTATCAATGGTCGCAAATTTAATGGCCTCTTTTTTACCCTCGTGCGTCCGGTCATAATTTTTTGTCTGTACAATACTGCTATGTAAATATAAGTTGTGTGGCATTACGGTTGCACCCAAAATCCCGATAGCAATATATAACATGGATGGATTTGTAATTATTTCTTTTTGCGGAACCAAACCACTAAGTAGAGGGAAAAGGTCCGGTTTGCTCAATATAATCTCGTACAGAAAACTTCCGAGAATAACGATCGTCAAACCTGCTACGATGCTTTCTAGAATTCTAAATCCCTTTGCTTGTAAGAAGAGAATTATAAAAACATCTATGATGGTGATGGCAACTCCCCAGGTTAGAGGAATTCCGAATAGTAGATTTAAAGCGATAGCCGAACCGATGACTTCGGCTAAATCACAAGCAGCAATTGCAATTTCACAGAAAATCCAAAGGATGAAATTAGTTTTAGGACCAAAATGATCTCGACAAGCTTGTGCTAAATCTCTTTCTGCAACAATTCCTAATTTTAGAGATAAATGTTGGAGAATCATTGCAAATAAATTGGATATTAAAACTACAGAAAGTAGGGTATAACCAAAACCAGCTCCTCCGGCAATATCAGTTGCCCAATTCCCTGGATCCATGTAACCAACAGCAATCATAAGTCCTGGGCCAGCAAAAGCAAATAACTTCTTCCAAAAGCCAGCGTCTTTCGGAATATTAATAGATGAAAAAACTTCTGGTAAAGAATTGGAATGCTTCTCTCTTCTCCACGGCGTTTTTGAACTGCTCACAAATGTTAGATTGTTCTAACAAAAATAAATAAAAAATTTCTGGTATTATTTATAAAACAAAAAAAATCCCGAAATAATTCGGGATTCATTTTTATAGAAAGTAAGATTATTTTGTAAATCGAACAGCCATTTTTCTGTCAACAGCTCTTTCAGCATCTGAAGCTGTAGCTGGAACAGTCGCGAATTCGCTTCCGTATCCTTTAGCCTCAACAACTTGAGAAGCTACACCTAATTTGCTTAGTTGCCCTTTGATGAAATCTGCTCTTTTTTGAGAAATTGTTTTGTTAACTGCTGCATCACCAACATTATCAGTATATCCACCAACTTTGATTTTTGCCTCTGGATATGCTTTCAGAATCGCAGCTAAATTTTGTAACTGACCTTCAGATCCTGCTTCTAATTCAGTAGCGGAATTCATTTTGAAGTTCACATTATCAAAACTGTACCATGTGTCTTTTAGTGCTGAATCATCTGCTGCATTTTTATAACCGTCAGATTTTAAGAAATTAATCATTGTAGCCTCCATTCCATTAGCATAACCTTTGATAGGAGTACCGTTTAGATCAATATCAGTAACTTCTTTTGTTCCAGTTACTACTGCTGTATCATTCATCATTGCTGATGAATCAGTAGGAACTGCTGTAGAATCAGTTGTAGTTACGACGGTTTGATCTGCTGGCTTATTGCATTGTTTCCATAAGAACCAAGCAGCTAAAGCTAATAATAACAAAGGTAACAACCATTTCCAGATTGATCCTCCCTCGTTATTGTCGGGCGTAGAAGTAACATGTGTTTCACCAGCTCTGTTAACTTCTACTTTCGGCTGATCGTATGAAGTTACTTTTACTGCATCATTACCACCAAATACGTTTCCTAAACCTAATGAAGCTAAAGAAAGACCTGCAGGTAATAAAGAAGAAACAATTCCTTTCTGATCATGTAGTAAGTTTGTAATTCCAGATGCTCCTAAATTATTATCGGTAGCATATTTACCAACTGAACCTAAGGTTGCACCGGTAACCATGTTTAATAATGAGCTAGAAGAAGAGCTGCTAATTCCAGAAAACGAAGAAATTGCATTCACCAATCCACTAATTTTATCACCAAAAATAGATGTTAAAACCGTAGTAATTAATGAATTGTTTGAGGATCCACCTAATAGGTTACCTAGCATTCCGCTTGAACCGGCACTTGTAATTGCATCAAGAATCCCTGGTTTGTCTGCATTGTTAGCCAATCCACCTACGATCGCAGGTAATAATCCACTTATTGCTTTTGAAATTCCAGATTCACTTTCTCCTAATTGAGAAGCTGCCTGCGATACTAACGCTGGACCTAACTGTCCTTTAATAAGGTCGATAATGTTTAAAGCCATAATAGTTTAATTTTTAAAGTTTAATAATCAACTGCATGCAAAATTTAATCCATTAAGATAAAATTCTATTTTTTTATAAAAAAATTAACATTTAAAATGAATGCTATTTTTATAAATTTTTAGTAGGCTTTTGCGAAAATAACTCGTTGATTTGAAGGTTTCCCCGTAATTAAAGAAATTCCCTCCTCCATCTTATTGTCTATAGGAATACATCGAATAGTGGCTTTTGTCTCATTTTTAATTTGCTCCTCTTCTTCCGCAGTGCCGTCCCAGTGAGCAGAAATAAATCCACCTTTTTCTTCCAAAACAGTTTTAAACTCTTCATAAGAATTTACTGGCGTAATATGAGCATCTCTAAAAGATAAAGCTTTATTATAAATATCTTTCTGAATCGTTTGAAGTAGTTCTTCAATATAGATTTCGATGTTTTCAATTGGTTGAACTTCTTTAGTGAGATTATCTCTTCTTGCAATTTCTACCGTCTTATTTTCCAGATCTCT comes from the Chryseobacterium sp. SNU WT5 genome and includes:
- a CDS encoding nucleotide exchange factor GrpE, whose translation is MSENKDIHEEKLNPQEEVNNDPIEDTASDVTTQPSSEDLLAEEKDRYIRLFAEFENYKKRTTKEKMEFFQYANQDMMISMLDVLDDFERAIKEIAKNGNEEDLKGVELIYNKFKNKLNDKGLKPISVNAGDDFNVDFHEAITQIPAPSEDLKGKIVDVIETGYQLSDKVIRFAKVVTGN
- a CDS encoding GlcG/HbpS family heme-binding protein, producing MIKRYRFSLLTLLFISVQFSAQMLEKSTSLNQQGAMELAKEANNQAQKLDRKVSIAVLNNAGVVLLLLKGDQVGPHNTEASRKKAYTSFSTQTATWDLMFKAANSKDAKNLNTMQDLLLLGGGMPVFKDGDLVGSLGISGGGSGENDHNISKRAVETLGFKVSK
- a CDS encoding Nramp family divalent metal transporter, which codes for MSSSKTPWRREKHSNSLPEVFSSINIPKDAGFWKKLFAFAGPGLMIAVGYMDPGNWATDIAGGAGFGYTLLSVVLISNLFAMILQHLSLKLGIVAERDLAQACRDHFGPKTNFILWIFCEIAIAACDLAEVIGSAIALNLLFGIPLTWGVAITIIDVFIILFLQAKGFRILESIVAGLTIVILGSFLYEIILSKPDLFPLLSGLVPQKEIITNPSMLYIAIGILGATVMPHNLYLHSSIVQTKNYDRTHEGKKEAIKFATIDSTASLFVAFFINAAILIVAAATFHTTGNHDIADIHDAHKMLTPILGTTLASIFFAIALLASGQNSTLTGTLAGQIVMEGFLNIRLKPWLRRLLTRSIAVIPALIVTILYGEKGTTDLLLLSQVILSMQLSFAVIPLVMFTNSKLKMGEFVNKTWLKTLVWIISAIILVLNLVLLYQTFF
- a CDS encoding OmpA family protein, which codes for MALNIIDLIKGQLGPALVSQAASQLGESESGISKAISGLLPAIVGGLANNADKPGILDAITSAGSSGMLGNLLGGSSNNSLITTVLTSIFGDKISGLVNAISSFSGISSSSSSSLLNMVTGATLGSVGKYATDNNLGASGITNLLHDQKGIVSSLLPAGLSLASLGLGNVFGGNDAVKVTSYDQPKVEVNRAGETHVTSTPDNNEGGSIWKWLLPLLLLALAAWFLWKQCNKPADQTVVTTTDSTAVPTDSSAMMNDTAVVTGTKEVTDIDLNGTPIKGYANGMEATMINFLKSDGYKNAADDSALKDTWYSFDNVNFKMNSATELEAGSEGQLQNLAAILKAYPEAKIKVGGYTDNVGDAAVNKTISQKRADFIKGQLSKLGVASQVVEAKGYGSEFATVPATASDAERAVDRKMAVRFTK
- the dnaJ gene encoding molecular chaperone DnaJ yields the protein MSKRDYYEILEISKSASPEEIKKAYRKMAIKFHPDKNPGDKAAEEKFKEAAEAYEVLSDGNKKARYDQYGHAGMNGGGGFGGGGGFGGGGMNMDDIFSQFGDIFGGHFGGGGGQQRQQLRGSNLRVRIKLNLEEMVKGTQRTIKVKKMKLAPGATAKTCPTCNGSGVQVKVMNTMFGQMQTQTHCGTCQGIGKVADKIPAGANSQGLIKEDEEVTINIPAGAREGIQLNVQGKGNDAPFGGTPGDLLVVVEEEVDATIKREGDNLHQELYISFAEAALGAHKEIPTVGGKVKIKVDPGTQSGKILRLSKKGLPSIDSYGTGDMFVHINVWTPQNLSKEQKEFFEKQMSNGDMMAEPSGKEKTFFDKVRDLFD
- a CDS encoding preprotein translocase subunit SecA, encoding MFGLFSKKKKVLLVHDKIWITEKAKFNACLSLKKSNPKVMFVAWFAETKSNLELYLKENQVEVEVYLADHLGLMQQDKDLIFVEHHPLQTEEHRIADKLDKKEITVFSSISEPIFQLFGGDHLAELMNRLGMKEDEMIEHNMISKSIMRAQEKIAQKTTQNVSAKSQKEWLLYAGHNH